GCCGTTGCAGATATTTTTCTGGAGGCTTACCAAAAGATCAATCCACAGGATTCTGTAAGGAGCATGGATCTATTCAAGTTGGAGCTGCCTGCTTTTGACGGGCTTGTTCTACAGGCCAAGTACAACATACTACATGGCCAAGCTCACAGCCCACAGGAGCTGGAAGCTTGGAGCAAGGTGGAGAGGCTCATAGAAGATTTCAAGTCAGCCGACAAGTATGTTTGGTCTCTTCCCATGTGGAACTTCGGTATTCCTTACAGGCTCAAGCACTACCTGGACATACTCGTGCAGCCTGGTTACACATTTTCCTATTCCCCTCAGGAAGGTTACAGGGGTCTGGTCTGCGGCAAGCCAGCAATACTCATCTGCGCGAGGGGAGGTGCATATGGTTCCCCAGCAGGAGCCAGCAGCATGGATTTCCAGCTGCCTTATATGGAACTGATTCTCGGGTTCATGGGTTTCCAGAACACACGCAAGATATTAATAGAGCCAACCCTTCAAGGAGGGCCTGAGGCCGCCCAGAAGGCAAGGCAGCAGGCCATAGAGTTGGCCAGGCATATGGCAATGGAGTTTTGAGAGCTCATGAGTTTACCTGGGCTCCACCGGGTAACCTCCCTCCAGCCAGCCACGCCAACCGGTCTTAAGGGCGTAAACTTTGGGGAATCCCATGGCCAGCATCTGCCGTGCCACACTGGCACTGGTGCCTTCGCTGGGTCAGGCGCAGTAAAGCACGAAGGTCTTCTCCTTGGGATAGTTCGAGGCCCATTTTCCAACCAGCCCAGGATCCTCACGCACTGCCCCAAGTATCTTCTTGTCGCTGGATTTCCAGTCCGCCTCGGCCCGAACATCCAACACGATGAGATCTGGCTGGCCCAGCCTGGATGCCAGCTCGCCTGGGGTGATCCTTGGGACCTCCTGGGCCTTAAGGCTTGAGACCAAGCCAAGAACAATGAAGAAACAACCACTCAAGGCGATCCCGTATCTCATGTTTTTTTTCATCTGGATTCCCCTTTCGTTGAAAGGCGCTCCTTGGGGAGCCAGCCCAAAGGGCTTCTAGAGAACAAATAGCTTGGATCCCACCCCTTATTATACAGCTTAGCTCCCATTATTCAGGATGAGTGGATGATTCGAGCTAAGTTCACGATATCTTAGTATAAGCCCTTTAAACACAAATGCAGCCTGATTTTGCCTGTCTTTTTTTGGGGGCACGTTTAGAGCTTAAAATAACCGGACATGCAAGGGGGTTGGGCGCAGCTCCCAACCTCAACTGATCCTGCTAAATGTCTTGTGTTAGTTTCAGTTTGTTTTTGAAGGCCAGGCCCTTTGCCCTTAGGAGATTCTCCTCTTCAATCAAGGAGGTTTTCCAATTGACTACTGCTCCAACAGCCCGTGCCAACTCTGCAGCGTGGCATGAAGAAGTTCAGTCCTATTGACTTGGTATTTTTTGGTGTGATAAAAGCCTTCGGGTAATTTTTCACCAGACAAATCGGCAAGAGGCTTTCATGGAGAGAAGTGTTAAGTCCTTCACCCACTTTGTTCTTATAGTAGCCAGCGTATTTAGCCTCTACTGGGTGATCCACCCCCATACACCCTTATCCCAAAAAAACATTTTGATATTGGACATTACCCAGGTCAGTAGAGGCACTCATGTTTTTTTTCTTCTCTTTGCCGGGTTTCTGATATCCTTTACCAGGCCCAAGGGTACAAGGGGAATAGGCGGATATATCTTCTTGCTTTTGTCCTTGGTTCCCCTTTGGGCATATCTGAACCTGAGGATCAGCGCGGAATATAAGGCCTTTGGCGCCCTCTTTTGGCTTGTTGCGGTTGTGCCCACCTTCGCACCGGGTTTGCGGAAATGGGCAGACCTGGTTGGTGCAGCCCTCTCCATAGTCCCCTACGCTTACCAGCTCATGATGTTTGAAACGCTTATTGAAAGGGCCATGTATCCTGAGCCCATGGACCTGGTGATGGGCTTTGGCATGGTCTATTTGGTATTGGGGGCTGTGCTGAGGGTGACTGGTCCTGTGTTGCCAATATTGGTTATGATCTTCTTTTCCTATGACCTCCACGGCAGGATCTTCCCTGGGGTGTTTTCCCACGCTCCTTTCCCCATGGATCTATTGTTGGGCAAGCTCTATTGCGAGACCGAGGCAGGACTCTTTGGCCTCATTACAGGCGTCTCCATGAAGTACCTGGTGTTTTTCACCATTCTGGGCGGTATAGTCAGTGCTTTGAACCTGGGCAAGATCGTGGCCAACATTGCCTCTGTGGTAGTTGGAAGAAGCCCGGATTCGCCTGCAAGGGTCACTTCCATCTCGGCCGTTTTTATGGGAATGTTCAGCGGCTCTGGTGCAGCAGACACACAGTTTGTAAGCACTCTTGCAAAGCCCATGTTCCAAAGAGCATGTTACGACAGGTATGTGGCTGCCGGTGTTGCGGCCACTGCCGGAACCATTGCCATGGTCACCCCTCCCATCCTGGGCTCAATGGCATTCATAATGGTAGAAATTCTGAACATCCCCTATCTATGGGTTTGCATAATGGCCATTGGGCCTATGGTAATGTATCTACTGGCAATACTGGCATATAACTGGTTTTACACCCGCAAGATGGGTCTGCAGCCAGTGGATCCAGGCGAGAACCTCAACAAGAAATATGTGATGAGGTATCTGTATATCTTTGTTCCGCTGTTGGTAATAATAGCCTTTATATATCTTGGCTATCCTGTAAATCTGGCGGTGACCGTAGCTATAGTCTTGTTTGTGATATTCGCATATCTTGACAAGACACTAAGACCTGATTCCTTCAAGAGAATTCTAAACGGGCTGGCCGAGGGTTTTTCCCATCTTATTCCCATTGGGGTCGCTGTTGTAACAGCAAATGTCATAATGACGCTAATGGTTCTGACAGGACTTCCAAGCAAGTTTTCCCAATTTCTGTTGCAGTTGTCGGCCCATAGTCTATTTATTGCGACATTTTTTGCAGCACTGTTTACTTTGATAATGGGAATGGGAGTGCCGCCTACTGCCACCTATGTCATTGCATCCTCCCTCACCGCCCCTGCCATACACCAGGTGGCTGTAGCCAACAACATACCATCAGAAGCTGCGCTTTTGACTACGCACATGTTTCTCATGTACTACGCCATTCTTGCTGATGTCACGCCACCTGTAGCCCTGTCTGCCTATGCCGCTGCATCCGTGTTCAACACTCACCCATTGAGGACGGGTTTGTATGCCGGGAAGGTGGCATTGCCCAAGTATATTTTCGGCTTTTCTTTCATCTTGTCATATTCGGGCTCCGCACTATTGATCATGCCCATGTTAATAGAGAGAGGGCTTTCAGGTAGTATCTTGGAGATAGTGGCAAGGTTTGTAGTGGTTGGGATTGCGGTGGTCTTGCTATCATCGGGGACAGTTGGATACTTTCGCAGAAGTTTCAATAGATGGGAGTCATTAGCCCTGATCATTTTATCTCTGGGCATCTTTTACCCCGACTATATGGTGAATGTTATCTGTTTCATACCTTGCCTGTGGTTCATGAGAAAGGGGAGAAATGCCTAGACTCCATTGAAAGGGGTGATTCCAGGAGCAGAAAGAAGAAAGTAAATGTAACAGGCTTTCATCTTAGAACTCTCAAGGAAAGGAGGAAGGTGATGAGGAAATCCATAGCAGCTTCAGTGATCGTATTGCTTTGTTTAGGGGTTGCCCAGGCACAGGACAAGAAGATAAGCCTCATGGTGGCAACCGGAGGGCTAGGGGGAGTCTATTACTACTATGGTACGACTGTGGCAGAGATAATCTCCAAGACAACTGGCTATGAAGCTACAGCTATACAAACCGCTGCCTCTGTTGACAATATCATGCTCATCCAAAAGAGGACCGACCCCAAGGCCAATATCTACTACCTGGGCCTCATACTGCCTGACTCGGCCATATTGGCATTCAAAGGCGAGCATGAGAAGTTCAAGGCAAGCCCGGCCAAGGACTTGCGCATACTATGGGCAATGTACTCCAACTACATACACATAGTTACAAAGGCCGACTCAGGCATAAAGAAGCTCTCTGACCTAAAAGGCAAGAGGGTATCCACTGGTGCCCCTGGTTCAGGTACAGAGGTGGAGGCCTTCATGATCTTGGAGGCTGGTGGTGTAAAAGTAGCTGACCTTGCAAAACAGGAAAGGCTTGGAGCAGCAGAGTCCGCAGAAGCCCTGGCAAGCGGGACCATTGATGCCTACTTCTGGTCAGGAGGCCTTCCCACGGCCTCCATCACGGAATTGGCAACCACCCTGTCCAGAAAAGGGGCAAAACTGGCAATGGTAACCCTCAAGCCGGATGAGGATGTGGTGAAAAACATTCATGCCAAGTACCCTGGCGTATGCGAGCCAGGAGTCATCCCCAAGTCCGTGTACAATACCGATGAGGATACCCCAACCTTGGTCTTCTGGAACCTTTTCATGTGCAGTGAAGCCCTGCCTGAGGCTGCGGCATACAACATCACCAAGGCTGTGTTCACGAATCTCAGCCAGCTCCACAATGCTGTGAAGCCATCCAAAGAAACGACCCTGGAAAATGCGGTGAAATTTCTAACCGGTGCGATCCCCTATCATCCAGGTGCAGTCAAGTATTTCAAAGAGGCTGGGGCAATCAAGTAGAGGGAGCCATTGGACTGAACAGGAGGGGGTTTTTCCCCTCCTGTTCATTTTTGGGTTCTGCCCTTTTTTGTGAATGAATAATTACCTTGAATTCTTGGCAGGTCGAAAGACAAAGAAAACGATTATTTTGGTGGTATTGTTTTTCCTTTCCATTTTCTTTGTTTTGGCAATAAGACTTGTTAATGTTGTAACCAACAGCGAAAACAAAGTTCATTTTCTATTATTTTTCCAAGAGATTGAAGTGAGTTTCACTAATTCGGTGACCAACAGGCCAGTTAAGATCGTATTCAAACCTTTGTGGAGGTTTTCACAATTCAAGGCAATTACAGATTCTGAGACCGGTTCCTACTACACTCTTGGCACTTATGATTGGAACACCGTGCTTGCCAGGGAAAACCAGGCTAGGCTTATATATTGTTCCATCTCAGGTATCAGGGTGAAGGTCGGTGGGAGTTTGTATGATACTAATGGATCTTGTATTACGGTCAGGACAATTTGGCCGTAATATATCTGAGTGGGATTTAATGCGTATGGCAAGGTGAGCAATCCTCTAATCTGCGCTTTTGAAGAATTGGTGAATGTGGGTTGTGTAGTCTCATGATCTCTGTGTGCTCCACC
This genomic stretch from bacterium harbors:
- a CDS encoding NAD(P)H-dependent oxidoreductase — translated: MAVLLHIQASPRERSHSKAVADIFLEAYQKINPQDSVRSMDLFKLELPAFDGLVLQAKYNILHGQAHSPQELEAWSKVERLIEDFKSADKYVWSLPMWNFGIPYRLKHYLDILVQPGYTFSYSPQEGYRGLVCGKPAILICARGGAYGSPAGASSMDFQLPYMELILGFMGFQNTRKILIEPTLQGGPEAAQKARQQAIELARHMAMEF
- a CDS encoding rhodanese-related (seleno)protein; the protein is MKKNMRYGIALSGCFFIVLGLVSSLKAQEVPRITPGELASRLGQPDLIVLDVRAEADWKSSDKKILGAVREDPGLVGKWASNYPKEKTFVLYCAUPSEGTSASVARQMLAMGFPKVYALKTGWRGWLEGGYPVEPR
- a CDS encoding TRAP transporter fused permease subunit; this translates as MERSVKSFTHFVLIVASVFSLYWVIHPHTPLSQKNILILDITQVSRGTHVFFLLFAGFLISFTRPKGTRGIGGYIFLLLSLVPLWAYLNLRISAEYKAFGALFWLVAVVPTFAPGLRKWADLVGAALSIVPYAYQLMMFETLIERAMYPEPMDLVMGFGMVYLVLGAVLRVTGPVLPILVMIFFSYDLHGRIFPGVFSHAPFPMDLLLGKLYCETEAGLFGLITGVSMKYLVFFTILGGIVSALNLGKIVANIASVVVGRSPDSPARVTSISAVFMGMFSGSGAADTQFVSTLAKPMFQRACYDRYVAAGVAATAGTIAMVTPPILGSMAFIMVEILNIPYLWVCIMAIGPMVMYLLAILAYNWFYTRKMGLQPVDPGENLNKKYVMRYLYIFVPLLVIIAFIYLGYPVNLAVTVAIVLFVIFAYLDKTLRPDSFKRILNGLAEGFSHLIPIGVAVVTANVIMTLMVLTGLPSKFSQFLLQLSAHSLFIATFFAALFTLIMGMGVPPTATYVIASSLTAPAIHQVAVANNIPSEAALLTTHMFLMYYAILADVTPPVALSAYAAASVFNTHPLRTGLYAGKVALPKYIFGFSFILSYSGSALLIMPMLIERGLSGSILEIVARFVVVGIAVVLLSSGTVGYFRRSFNRWESLALIILSLGIFYPDYMVNVICFIPCLWFMRKGRNA
- a CDS encoding TAXI family TRAP transporter solute-binding subunit; this translates as MRKSIAASVIVLLCLGVAQAQDKKISLMVATGGLGGVYYYYGTTVAEIISKTTGYEATAIQTAASVDNIMLIQKRTDPKANIYYLGLILPDSAILAFKGEHEKFKASPAKDLRILWAMYSNYIHIVTKADSGIKKLSDLKGKRVSTGAPGSGTEVEAFMILEAGGVKVADLAKQERLGAAESAEALASGTIDAYFWSGGLPTASITELATTLSRKGAKLAMVTLKPDEDVVKNIHAKYPGVCEPGVIPKSVYNTDEDTPTLVFWNLFMCSEALPEAAAYNITKAVFTNLSQLHNAVKPSKETTLENAVKFLTGAIPYHPGAVKYFKEAGAIK